Within the Acidimicrobiia bacterium genome, the region ATCAACACCACCCACCCGACTGCGATCCAGAACGGAACGCCCAGCCGTCGCCGAGCGGCCCGGTCAGCGGGAGCGCGCGCCACGGACTCGCGGGTCGAGCACGGCATAGAGCGCATCGACGAGGAAGTTCACCAGGACGTAGATCAGGGCAAGGACCACGACGATCGACTGCACGACGACGTAATCGTGTTGGAGCACCGACCGAACGATCTGGAAGCCGAGGCCCGGGAGCGAGAAGATCGTCTCCGCGACGAGCGCACCCCCGAGCAGCGCGCCAACCTGGATCGCGAGCACGGTGACCAGCGAGAAGGACGATGGTCGCAACGCATGGCGCACGAGGATGCGCCACGTCGACAGGCCCTTGCTCCGGGCGAACACGATGAACTCTTCCTGGAGCGTGCGGATCATGTCGTTGCGCAGCACCCGCATGTACACCGCTCCGAGTGGCAACGCGATGCTGAAGGCGGGAAGGAACATGGAGTAGAGACGATCGAGAAACGAACCGTCGAGATATCGGGCCGGGAAGATGTCGTTCTTGACCGAGAGGAAGTACAGCAGGATCACCCCGAGCGCGAACGGTGGCATGGCGATGGCCCCGAAGGAGACGGCGGTCGACGCCCGATCGAAGAGCCGATCGGCGCGATACGCACTCATGACTGCAATCGGTATCGCGAGCACCAAGGCAAGAATCTGCGCGTAGGCCATCAACATCAGCGACACGGGGATTCGTTCGCCGATCACGGCGCTGACCGATTCGCCAGTGTTGTAGGACCGCCCGAAGTCGCCCTGGATCGCATCGCCGAGCCACGAGGCGTACCTGCTCGGGATCGACCCTTCGAGGTGCAGGTCCTCGCGCGCCTGCTCCCGCACTTCCTTGTCGGCGTACGCGGGCCCCAGGTTCGCCTTGAGCGGATCGCCCAACAAGTTCATCGAGAGGAAGGTCAGGAACGTGACCGCGAACATGACCGCGACGAGATGCCCGGCCCGCCGGATCAGGTAGCGCATCGTCGCTCGCCTTCGCCCTCGGCTGCGCGCGAGGCGTTCAGCCCTTCAGCGAGATCTGCCAGAGGGAGTGGATTCCGTTGCCGAGCACGCTCTTTCCCTTGCCATCTGCCTGCTTCGTGAACACGGGGTTCTTCACGTTGTCACTGGCCGCGACCTGCCAGATCGTATGGCTCAGGAAGATGTACACGTAGTTTTCGTTCAGCAACGCGCTGATCCTCTGCCAGCTCTCGGCTTGGAGGTCGGGATCGTCGGACGCCCGCTGCTCGAGGCCGAGCTCTTGGATCTCGTCGTTGCAGTAGCGCGACCACGTGATCGACAGCGAACCGGGCCCGCCCGCGTTCCTGCAGTCGATCCACGTGAAGTCACCGTCTGGGTCCTCGGCCCCGAACTGGCGCCACGCCACCACCTGGTAGTCACCGGTTGCCACGTGAAGGACGTAGTCGTCCTGGAGCTCCTGCGCGCGGTCGACGACGAATGCCGACTTCCAGCCGTCGATGAGCACGTCAGCCGTCAGCTCGAGCACGGCGCTCGGTCCCGTGTATTTGAACGTGAACTTGATCTTGTCGCCCTCACACTGGTCCGGGCTTTCGGCGCAGTACTCCTCCGCGACTCTTTTGGCGGCAGCCGGCTTGTCGGCCTCCTGCTTGACCTTCGGGTTCGCAGACGGCAGCGATGGGTGGAACATGCTGTCGGCCGGCTCGGCAATCCCCTTGCCGATGATCTGGAGGTAGTTCTCCCTCGGCGTGGCGAGCGCCAGCGCCTTCCGGGCACGCACGTCGTCGAACGGTGGCTGCTGGGTGTTGATGAGCGCGAACCCGTCTTCGGCCGTTCCCTGCTCGATCGTCTGAACGTCCTCGGCGCGGAGGAGCTTGATCGTGCCGAAGTCGCTCGTGTGCATCATGTCGAGCTCGTCCGCGAGGAGCTGGTCGGCGCGTCGCGCCGGATCGGTCTGGATCACGAACTCGATCCCATCGAGCTTGACCTCGCCGCGCCAGTAGTCGTCGTTGCGCACGAACGTGGTCGTCGAGTCCTGGGTGCGGCTCTCGAAGACGAATGGTCCAGTCCCAACCGGCTCCTGGTTGAGGTCGGGGTTCTCCTCCGCAGCCGCGATGTACGTGGGGGACGCGATGTAGCCGATCTGCGCGACGAAGTACTGCGCGATGTGCGCATTGGGGCCTGCCATGTGGAGGCGCGCGGTGAGGTCGTCGACGATCTCAACGGGGTTGTCAGGATCGAAGAAGTCGTTGATGGCGAGGCCGATGAGGGGGTCGGCGAGCTCAGCCTCGAGGTTGGCCTTGATCGCCTCGGAGGTCAGCGGAGTGCCGTCGTGGAACTTGATGTTCGGGCGGAGCTTGATGTCCCACGCGGTGAAGTCGGCGTTCGGTGTGGCCGACTCGGCCAACCACGGGTGGAACTTCCGGTCGGTCCCGAGCCGGAACAGAGGGTCGTACACCGCGTTGGCCATCACGAAGCCGGGGGCCACGAAGCGGTTGGCCGTGGGGTTCAGCCCGTCGGCTTCGGCTTCGAGGCCGTAGCGCAGCGTGCCCCCGCCTCCCGAGCTCCCGGCGCCCACGGGACTCGCGGCACCGACCATGGTTGCCCCCGAGACCAGGACCGCGAACGTCACTGCGAGCGCGAGCTGACGGCGTTGACGCATCGGTTCCCCCTCGTACCCGAAAGATCGCGGCACCGAACCGCGGGAAAACCTACCCCGCTGCCGCCTCGCCGGGATCGTCAGGCGTACGCCGGTTCGAGCTCCGTGGCGAGTGCGTCGAACTCGGCTGCCCACGCCCGGCGCCATTCGCGCTTGGTGGGCTCGTCGGTCCAGGTTCCGTCGATCGCGTTCATGAGGAACTGCTTGAAGTCGGCGGGGGTGAAACCCATGTGGTCGGCTGCGACGATGTAGTCGGTCGTGGGATCCGTCTTGAACATCGGGGGGTCGTCACAGTCGATCATGATCTTGAGGCCCCGGCGTGCCATCTCGCGTATCGGATGCTTGCTGTAGTCGGGTCCGAAGTACACCCATGCCGTCGAAACCGGCGTGCAGGTGAACACGACACCCTCGTCGCGGCAACGGCCAAGGATCGCGTCGTCCTCGATCACGTGGTATCCGTGGTCGATGCGCTCACAGCCCAGGAGGTCGAGGCACGTTTCGATGTTGCGCGGCGGAGCATCCTCGGACGAGTGGGCGGTGACGTGCAGTCCGGCACGACTCGCCATCCGATACGCCTTCCAGAAGCGTTCGGGTGGGAAGTCCGCCTCGGCGTAGTCCATCCCGATCCCGATGACCTCGTCGCGTGGGTGCTCGAGCATGGTCTCGACCATCGAGACCGCGAGCTCCGGGCTCTCCATCCGGTTCACTGCCGCGATCAACCGACACTCGATGCCATGGTCGGTACGAGCGTCGTTGATGCCGTCGATCAAGCCGTCGACGCACGTGTCGTAGCTGGGCCCGGCCGCCATGTGCGTCGTGGGGTTGAAGAACATCTCGCGGTAACGGACGTTGTGCTCCGCGGCCTCGGTCAGCGTCTCGTAGGCGATGCGCCGGAAGTCGGCGCGCTCCTGTGCAGCGAGCGCGCTGTTGTCGTACATGTGCAGGAACTTGTAGATGTCGGGATAGTCGTAGAGGTCCTCCGGCTCGTCGAACTCCGGCAGCGGGACACCATGCTTGGCCGCCAGCTCGACGACGGTGCGGGCCTGGATCGACCCCATGAGGTGTACATGGAGGCTCACCTTCGGTATCGCGCGCAGGAAGGCGTGCATCTCCACCGTGGCTCCGTTCCGTCGTCCCGTCCGCTCCGGCCTGCATTCTGCAACGCCGCGCCACGGCGCGCCATGATCTAGCCGTGCCCGACAGCGATGGAATGCGTGCCTGGCGCGTGCACCGCTACGGACAGCCGCTCGAGGTGCTGCAGCTGGACCAGACGGCGCTCCCGGACCCAGGGCCGGACGAGGTGCGGGTGCGCGTCCAGGGCATCCCGTTGAACCTCAACGATCTCGAGCGCATCACTGGCGGCAACATGATGGCGCGACCCGAGTTTCCCTACAGCCCGGGCATGGAGGTCATGGGCGTGGTCGATGCCTGCGGCACGGGTGCCGAGGTGTGGGCGGGCAAGCGGGTCGTTGCCACCACCAAAGGCGCATTCGGTGGCTTCGCCGAGTTCGCCGCATGCCCCACGGCCGCGACGTTCGACATGCCCGATGACATCCCACTCCCGGGCGCCGCGGCGCTGTACTTCCCCTTTCATCTCGCCTGGTTGGGACTGTTCGACCGCGCCGAGCTCGCCGCCGGCGAGAGCGTGCTCATCCACGCGGCTGCCGGAGGTTCGGGTTCCGCCGCGATCCAGCTCGCGCGCAACGCGGGGGCGCGGGTTTTCGCTACGGCGGGCACCGACGAGAAGGTGCAGCTGTGTCGCGAGCTCGGCGCCGACATCGCCATCAACTACACGACCGAAGACTTCGCGGAGGTGGTCCTCGCCGAGACCGGCAACGCGGGCGTCAGCGTCATCTTCGACAACGTCGGCGAAGCGGTTGTGGAGAAGTCCATGCACTGTCTCGGGTACAACGGTCGGTACTTGATGATGGGATTCGCCTCCAACAAGGTCGTGGCCGACGAGAAGTTCGTGGTCCCGCGCCGCGTCGCCCTCGGCAACTTCAAGTTGTGTGGCGTGCTCCTCAACTACCAGAGTGCCGCCATCGTGCCGACGATCAAGCAGGCCATGGGCTGGAACGTCGCACCGCGCGAGCTGGGTGAGCGCATCAGCGGCCAGATCGTCGACCTCGTGCGCAGTAAGGCCGTACGACCAGTGGTCGGCCAGACCGTGCCGTTCGACCAGCTGCCAGCTGCGATGGAGGCGATGGCCGATCGGGCGACGACCGGCCGCACAATCGTCATGGTGTGAGGACGGATTAGAGGTTCGCGACCGCGACCTTGCCCAAGGCGGTCATCACGTCAACGCCTTTGAGCTGGAGCGTGGCATCGGGCCCGAACGCCACGAGCCGCAAGAACACGAGCGTCTTGCCCTGCCGGAACTTGAACATGTCGCCGAACACGGTTGCGTACTTCGCCCGGTTGCCGACACCCTTGACGATGGCGCCGTTGTTTCGAAATCGCTTGAGGTCGAGCTTGGCGGCCTTCACCGTCTCTGTCTGCGACACCTCGATGCTGAAGACGGTGGTCGGCGAGAGCTGGGTGTACTCGCAGAAGGCACTGCCTTCAGCTGGTCCTCTGATCGTTCCACCGCCATGGTCACTCCATTCCCTCTTGATTTCCTCCGGGAAGGCGATGCCTAGTGTGGCCTGGAGGTCCGGCTCGGTCACGAGTGTGCAGGCATCGATGGTGACCGGGACTTGTGCGTGTGCCGGTGCACCGAGCGCGCCGAAGCCGAGCCCGCCGGCCACGAGCGTGACTACGAGGAGATGGCGAAGCGAATTCTTGCGTGCCGTACGCAACATGGCGTCCTCTCGACCAAGTCAGGAGAAACGTCGAACCTGCTGCGGGATCCCGGCCCAAGCGAGGCGTGTCTACCGAGCGAAACCGTCACCCTACTCGCAACAGCTCGTCGATCTGTCCGATCGCCAACGTCATGCCTTCCTCCATCCCCATCGAGATGATCTGCTCCATGGCATCGGGCGAGGGGAAGGTGGTCTCGACGGCCATGCTCGTGCCGCCGTCGGGCTGCTCGCTCAGCTCGACGCGGATGGTCATGACCGGCATGTCCGCGTTCGGGTGGCCCGCGTCGTCGGCGAACCCATCCTCGAACTCGAGACGGTGCGGAGCATCGACCGCGAGCACGCGCCACCAGCCGCGTGCCTTGTCGCCTGCGGGACCGGTCATGAAGTAGTTGATGCTCCCGCCAGGAGATAGGTCGTGATCAACGACGGTCGCCGGGTACGTGGGTGGGCCCCACCACCGCTCGAGTTGACGCGGGTCCTCCCAGAGCTGCCACACGCGCTCGATCGGCGCATCGAACTCCGAAGTGATCGTCATGGTCATCGCCTTGGGGTCCTTGTGAACATTCGTGACCGTCATTGAGCAACTCCCTCGCTTCGGTCGTCGGCGAGAACCTCGCCGAATCGGTCGATGCGGCTTCGCCACATCGCTTCGAACTGTTCGAGCAGGCCGTGCGCGCGGCGCACGGTGTGGACGTTGCCGCGAACGAGCTGTTCGCGCCCGTGCCTTCGCTTGGTCACGAGGTCGGCGCCTTCCAGCACGGCGACGTGCTTCTGGACCGCGGCGAAGCTCATCGGGTAGCTGCGCGCGAGCGCGGAGACGGAATGCTCGCCCTGCAGGGTGCGCATGACGATGTCTCGTCGGGTGGCATCCGCGAGCGCATGAAACAGCCGATCTGCCTTCGCCCGAGGGCGCGTATCTACAACCATATGGTTGTAGATTATCCTCGCTTGCTCTGAGTTGCAAGCCTCACTCGCTGGTACCCACCCGGTGCTGGGCGGCAGTCAGCAGAACGCCTAGGCGCTCAAGGACTCGAGCGTGAGGGCATCACGTCTTCCTTGCCAGGAGCACCTTGGCGGGGCGGCCCGCCAGCTCGGTCTTGGCGGCTTTCTGCACATCGAAACCATGCGCCGCCAGCTTCTCGCCCACCACCGCCGGATCGATCTCGGGGAACGCCAGATGTTGCTTGTGTCGCCGAGCGTCAACGCGGTCGTGGTCCACGTGAGCCGGGTCGTCGAAGTCCTCGTCGACGAGGAGCACGCGCCCGCCGCGGCGCAGCACCCGCTCAAGCTCAGCAACCGCGGCGTCGAGGTCGCTCCAG harbors:
- a CDS encoding ABC transporter permease, whose translation is MRYLIRRAGHLVAVMFAVTFLTFLSMNLLGDPLKANLGPAYADKEVREQAREDLHLEGSIPSRYASWLGDAIQGDFGRSYNTGESVSAVIGERIPVSLMLMAYAQILALVLAIPIAVMSAYRADRLFDRASTAVSFGAIAMPPFALGVILLYFLSVKNDIFPARYLDGSFLDRLYSMFLPAFSIALPLGAVYMRVLRNDMIRTLQEEFIVFARSKGLSTWRILVRHALRPSSFSLVTVLAIQVGALLGGALVAETIFSLPGLGFQIVRSVLQHDYVVVQSIVVVLALIYVLVNFLVDALYAVLDPRVRGARSR
- a CDS encoding ABC transporter substrate-binding protein, which encodes MRQRRQLALAVTFAVLVSGATMVGAASPVGAGSSGGGGTLRYGLEAEADGLNPTANRFVAPGFVMANAVYDPLFRLGTDRKFHPWLAESATPNADFTAWDIKLRPNIKFHDGTPLTSEAIKANLEAELADPLIGLAINDFFDPDNPVEIVDDLTARLHMAGPNAHIAQYFVAQIGYIASPTYIAAAEENPDLNQEPVGTGPFVFESRTQDSTTTFVRNDDYWRGEVKLDGIEFVIQTDPARRADQLLADELDMMHTSDFGTIKLLRAEDVQTIEQGTAEDGFALINTQQPPFDDVRARKALALATPRENYLQIIGKGIAEPADSMFHPSLPSANPKVKQEADKPAAAKRVAEEYCAESPDQCEGDKIKFTFKYTGPSAVLELTADVLIDGWKSAFVVDRAQELQDDYVLHVATGDYQVVAWRQFGAEDPDGDFTWIDCRNAGGPGSLSITWSRYCNDEIQELGLEQRASDDPDLQAESWQRISALLNENYVYIFLSHTIWQVAASDNVKNPVFTKQADGKGKSVLGNGIHSLWQISLKG
- the add gene encoding adenosine deaminase — protein: MHAFLRAIPKVSLHVHLMGSIQARTVVELAAKHGVPLPEFDEPEDLYDYPDIYKFLHMYDNSALAAQERADFRRIAYETLTEAAEHNVRYREMFFNPTTHMAAGPSYDTCVDGLIDGINDARTDHGIECRLIAAVNRMESPELAVSMVETMLEHPRDEVIGIGMDYAEADFPPERFWKAYRMASRAGLHVTAHSSEDAPPRNIETCLDLLGCERIDHGYHVIEDDAILGRCRDEGVVFTCTPVSTAWVYFGPDYSKHPIREMARRGLKIMIDCDDPPMFKTDPTTDYIVAADHMGFTPADFKQFLMNAIDGTWTDEPTKREWRRAWAAEFDALATELEPAYA
- a CDS encoding zinc-binding dehydrogenase — its product is MPDSDGMRAWRVHRYGQPLEVLQLDQTALPDPGPDEVRVRVQGIPLNLNDLERITGGNMMARPEFPYSPGMEVMGVVDACGTGAEVWAGKRVVATTKGAFGGFAEFAACPTAATFDMPDDIPLPGAAALYFPFHLAWLGLFDRAELAAGESVLIHAAAGGSGSAAIQLARNAGARVFATAGTDEKVQLCRELGADIAINYTTEDFAEVVLAETGNAGVSVIFDNVGEAVVEKSMHCLGYNGRYLMMGFASNKVVADEKFVVPRRVALGNFKLCGVLLNYQSAAIVPTIKQAMGWNVAPRELGERISGQIVDLVRSKAVRPVVGQTVPFDQLPAAMEAMADRATTGRTIVMV
- a CDS encoding SRPBCC domain-containing protein gives rise to the protein MTVTNVHKDPKAMTMTITSEFDAPIERVWQLWEDPRQLERWWGPPTYPATVVDHDLSPGGSINYFMTGPAGDKARGWWRVLAVDAPHRLEFEDGFADDAGHPNADMPVMTIRVELSEQPDGGTSMAVETTFPSPDAMEQIISMGMEEGMTLAIGQIDELLRVG
- a CDS encoding metalloregulator ArsR/SmtB family transcription factor, which produces MVVDTRPRAKADRLFHALADATRRDIVMRTLQGEHSVSALARSYPMSFAAVQKHVAVLEGADLVTKRRHGREQLVRGNVHTVRRAHGLLEQFEAMWRSRIDRFGEVLADDRSEGVAQ